The sequence CGACGAGGGCGGCCTGGTGCTGGAATACGACGCCGCGACCTACGAGAAGAACAGTTCGCTCGACCGGCTCGAGGGGCAATGGATTCTGTACCAGGGGTTCACCATCACCAAGTTCACCATCAACGGCGACGGCACATTCCACGGCGCCGATACCAACGGCTGCGGTTACGAGGGCCTGATTGAGATTATCAACCCCGACTACAACGCCTACCGCGCGCGGCTGTTCGCGTCTTCGTGCGACAACCTCGACGGCGAGTACGAAGGCATGGCCTTCCTGATGAGCAGCCTGGCAGAGAACGACACCCTGCACATGCAAATCTCAAACGACGACTGGGGCCTGTACATGCCGATTGTCCGCGACGGCTAAGCGCGCCGCCGCGCGGCGCGCTTAGCCGCTGTGTGCGGCGCACTCAGAGGAATTTCACCAGACCGACGATAAGGCTTGCATACACGCCGCCGACTGTGATCAGCCGCCATGTCAGGCGCGCTTCAAGCGCCGCGATGGCGGACTTGACAGCCGCGATGTCACGCCAGGTGGCGGGGTCCTCCGGCACCTGTTTTGCGGCGGCGGTCGCCAACACATCGTCAACGCCCGCGGATTTCAATGCTTTATACATGACTGTGCTCATCACTTGGCCTCCTGATTATAAGTGAATCGAGGCGCCAAAAATACGCGCAAGTCAAGAAAAAACGCCAACCAACTGGACGAACGGACGAAAATAGCCGACGAACGGTAAAAAATTGGTGGAGCCAGGCGGGATCGAACCGCCGACCTCTTGCATGCCATGCAAGCGCTCTCCCAGCTGAGCTATGGCCCCGTGCCCGGGTGGGTGCGTGCAATGTAGCACACGCGGCGCGCGCACTCAACTGGTGACGCCGCGCACGCTGGATTCAATGAACTCTATCAGGGTTTTCACCTCGGGGTGGCCGTCGGCGGCGCGGCGGTGCTTTTCAAGGTAACTTCTGAGGCCGCCGGGCGTGCGCACGAGGTCGAGGTAGGCGTTGTGCAGCGCCCGTATCGTGTCTTCGGAAAAACCGGCGCGGCGCAGTCCGACCTTGTTCAGGCCGTGGGTCTTGGCGGGGTTGCCCGACGCCAGTGTGTACGGCGTCAGGTCCTTGGTGAAGGTGCTGGCCTTGCCGCTGAAGGCGTGGCGCCCGACGCGGCAGAACTGGTGGACGAGGCTGAAGCCGCCGAGCGTCGCGTAATCGTGGACTTCCACATGGCCGCCGAGCGAGGCGCCGTTGGCGAAGGTCGTGTGGTCGCCGACGACGCAGTCGTGCGCGATGTGAACATAGGCCATCAGCAGGTTGTCGTCGCCGACGACGGTCTTGCCGAGCGCCGCGGCGGTGCCGCGGTTCAGCGTGCAGAACTCGCGGATGACATTGCGGTCGCCGATGACCAGCCGGGTCGGCTCGCCGCCGTATTTCCTGTCCTGCGGCTGCTCGCCGAGGGAACAAAACGGAAAGACGCGGTTGTCGCGGCCCAGCGTCGTCGGCCCCTTGATGACGACATGCGAATCAATGCGGGTGCCGGCGCCGACGGTCACATCCGCGCCGATGACGCTGTACGGCCCGACGGCGACATCCGCCGCCAGGTCGGCGCCGGCGTCAACAACCGCCGTCGGGTGGATGCCGCCGCTCATCCGGCCCGCCCGGCTATTTCAGCACGCAACTCAGCGTCGCGGTGGCGGCGACTTCGTCGCCGACCGACGCCGTGGCGCTGAAAATGGCGTAGTTGCGCTTGCTGCGCTCGAACACCGCGTCAAGCAGCAGTCGGTCGCCGGGCACCACCGGGCGCTTGAACTTTGCGTCCTTGATGCCGGTCAGCAGGTAGAGGCCGTCTTTGTTTGATTCGGCCATGCCGTCGGCGACCAGCACGCACGACGCCTGCGCCATCGCCTCCAGAATCAGCACGCCCGGCATGATCGGCTTGCCCGGAAAATGCCCCTGAAAGAACGGCTCGTTGGCGGTGACATTCTTGACCGCCGTCAGGCGCCGGCCCTTCTCCAGTTCAATCACGCCGTCAATCAGCAGCATCGGGTAGCGGTGCGGAATCATCGCCATGATTTGTTCCAGATTGAAGATCATCGTCCGTCCGCCCCCTTCGCGCGCTTGTTTTCAGGCCCGGCGAGGGCGTTGACGCGCTCGGCGAGGCCGCCGAGGCGGCGGTAGTGCAGCGCGTTGCGAAGCCATTCGCGGTGGCCCTGCTGCGGCAGGCACGATGTGTAGCGCCCCGGTTTCGAGATGGATTTCATCACGCTGGTCATCGCCGAGATGACGACATCGTCGCAAATCTCGACATGCCCCTGGATGCCGGCAAGCCCGCCAATCATGCAGCGCCTGCCGATGACGGCGCTGCCGGCGATGCCGACGCAGCCGGCAATCGCCGTGCCGTCGCCGATGCGGACGTTGTGCGCGATCTGCACCTGGTTGTCTATCTTGACGCCGTTGCCGATGACGGTGTCGTCGAGCGCACCGCGGTCTATCGTCGTGTTGGCGCCAATCTCGACATCGTCGCCGATGCGGACGCCGCCGACCTGCTCAATCTTGACCCAGCCGCCGTCGCGCCTCGCGTAGCCGAAGCCGTCGGCGCCGACGACCGCGCCCGGATGAATCACGACGCCGTCGCCGAGGCACGCGCCGCCTTGCAGCGTGACCTGCGCCGCCAGACGGCAGTTGTCGCCGATGCGGCAATCCTCCATCACCGTGCAGTTCGGCCCGATGGCCGTGCCCTTGCCGATGCGGCAACCGGCGCCGATGACGCTGCACGCACCGATGGTCGCGTCTTCGCCGATGACGGCGTCGCCGGCGACGACGGCGGACGGGTGAATGCCGCGCCCGGGCGCGTCGGCGCGGCGAAACAGCCGCGAAATGGCGGCGAACGCCAGGTAGGGGTCGTCGCAAATCAGCGCCGGCAGGCGGCAGGCGCCGCTGTCCTCCTCTTTCAGCACGACGGCGGTGGCGCGGGTCGCGGCCAGCAGGCGGCGGTGTTTGGCGTCGCCGAGAAAAGTCAGGTCGCCGGGGCGCGCGCCGGCGATGCTGCCGATGCCGCGAATCTCGGAATCGGGCGCGCCCGACAGCCGGGCGCCGGCGTATTCGGCGAGTTCAAGCAGCGTGTAACTCCTGCCGGACATCACACAATCACCGCGCGCGCTTCTCCAGCATCTCGATGATTGTGTCGGTCATGTCAATGCGGTCGCTCGCGTAGAGCACCGGCTCGGACACGACAAGGTCGAATTTCCTTTTCTTCGCGACATCGGAGATGACCTTCGAGACCATTTTCTGTATGTCCGCCAGTTCCTCGTTTCTGCGGTCGGAGAATTCGCTCTGGAAGTCCTCGGTTCTGGTTCGCAGCCGGCGCTTTCTCGACGCGATTTCGCGCTCCAGCCGCCGCCGCTTCGCCGCCTCCATTCCGGCGCCGCTGTCGCGCAGCCGATTCTCCAGTTTCTCGATCTGCTCCTGCGATTCGAGCAGTTTGTCGTTCCTGCCGGAGAACTCCTCCTGCAGCCTTTCCCTCGCGGCGGCGGCCTGCGGCGCCTCCTGCATCACGCGGGCGACATTGATGAAGGCGATGTTGTCCGCCTGCGCCGCCGCCGCCTGCCATGCGGCGGTTGCGATGCAGCCCGCCGCCAGGAATATTCTCAATGTGGTTGTCATTCGCGCCCCCGCGTCAGAAGTTGGTTCCAAAGTCGAACTGGAAAGATTCGGTGTCGTCGCCGGATTCATCGTTGAAATGCGACGCCAGGTTGAAAGTAACCGCGCCAATCGCGGTCAGCCAGTGCACATTCAGGCCGAACGAGCCTTTCATGTCGCCGAACGAGAAGTCGCCGGCATCCTCGGTGACATCGCCGATGTCGGTGAACAAACTCATGCGCAGCCGCGACGGGTCGTAAATGGCCGCGCTCGGAAAGAACAGGTCGAAGTTTCCGAGCAGCCTGAAATTGCCGCCGATGGCGTCGTCCGGGTCGGACGGATCTTTCGGCCCGACCGAGTTGTTCTGGTATCCGCGCAAACTTCTGGTGCCCCCCGCATAGTATCTGTCATAAAACGGCACCTCGTTGGTGTCGCCGTAGGCGCTGGCGTACGATAACACACCGCGCGGCGCAAAGATGAAGTCCCGGCTCTCGCCGAGCGGGAAATAGTGGCCGTGGGAATAGTTGAACTTGACATAGCTCAGGCCGCTGCCGGGGCCGAACAGGTCCACCGAGCCGCGGATGCGGGTGCCCTCGGTCGTGAACAGCGAGCGGTCGCGGGTGTCATAGACCAGGTTGGTGCTGAGTATGTAGTTGGTGAACTCGAGAATGTAGTCGTACTCGCCGACATCCTGCCGCCTGCCGTCTATGAAGTCGTCCACGAACCGGCACAGGTCGGTTTCCGCCCGGTTGTTGTTGCACGGCACCGACAGCTGGATGTCCTGTATCCTGACGCCGAAGCCGAGCGTGTCCGACTCGGAAATCGGAATGCCGTAGTTCAGCGACAGGTTCAGTTCGTCGGTGTCGGCGGCGGTCACATTGAGGCGGTTGGAGCCGTAGTCCACCTCGCGGTAACTGAGATTCCAGGCGCGGCTGATGCCGTCTATCGTGTAATACGGGTCGAGAAAGCCGATGGCGTAGCGCGAACTCGAGTCGCTGTTGTTGAAGGCGAAGTTGATGCGGTTGCCGCTGCCGAGAAAGTTGTCCTGTGCGAGGCTGACCGACAGCACGCCGCCCTCGCTGTCGGAATAACCCGCGCCGATGTTGAAGTTGCCCGACAGCCGCTCGCTGACGCTGAAATCCAGGTCCAACTGGTCGCCGGAGTCCGGCACCGGCTTCTCCTCGATGGTGACCTCCGACACATACGGAAGCCGCTGCAGGCGGCGGCGCGACAACTCGACATTCCCGGCTGAATAGGCGGCGCCCTCCAGTTGCCTCATCTCGCGCCGGAACACCTCGTCGTCGGTGGTTTCGTTGCCCTGGATGTCAATGCGCCGCACATAGGCGCGCTTGCCGGGCGACACGAAAAACGCCAGGTCCACGGTCGAGTCGCCGGGCCGCGTCTCGGGAATCACATTGACCCTTGCGAAGGCGTAGCCGCGGTCTTTCAGGTGGCGGGTGATGGCGTCGCTCAGCGCCAGCGTCGTCTTGCGCGAGAAAGTCGTGTCTTTGATGCCGCCGACCATCCGTTGCAGCACGCTGCGGTCGGGCACCTCCATGCCGGTCAGGTTGACATCGCGTATGCGGTAGCGCCGGCCCTCGCTGATCTTGATCAGGACATCAATGTTGCGCTTGTCCGGCGTCAGCGTGACGCGCGTCTCGTCCACCCTGAAATCGAGGAAGCCGCGGTCGAGGTAGAGGTTGTTGATGCGCTCCAGGTCGCCCTCGAGTTTGAACTTGGAGTACTGGTCCTTGCTGCTCCAGAATTCATACCAGCGTTTGCCGCCGGTCTCGAAATCCTCGCGGATGTCCTCTTCGGAGACCAGCCGGTTGCCGGTGATGCGCACATCGCGCACGATGGCCGTGCGGCCCTCGTCAATGACGATCTCGAGATTGACCTGGTTGTCCGGCGCCTCCACCGCCTCCATCCGCACCTGAACGCCGTATTTGCCGAGCGCGTAGTACTGCTGCTTCAGTTCCTCGCGCAGCCGCTCGAAAGTCGCGCGGTCGTAGATGCGGCCGATGGCGATGTTGATTTCCTGCAGGCCCTCGGTCAGCGCGTCGTCCGGAATAATCTCGTTGCCCTCGATGACGATGGCGGCGATTCCCGGCCTTTCCCGCACGACGAAAATCAGTTTGCCGCCGTCGTGGCGCAGCACGATGTCCTCGAAAAGGCCGATGCGGTAGAGTTCGCCCATCACCGCCGGCGCGTCGTCCGGATTGAAATAATCCCCGACCTGCACCGACAGCCCGGAAAACGCCTGGCCGGCGCTGACACGCCGGAGGCCCTCAATCTCGATGTCCTCGACGACAAACCCCTGCGCCGCGGCGGCGCCGGACGCGAGCAGCGCGCAGGCCATCAAGGCGCGGCGCAAAAACCGGTGGCAAGCCATGCGCGCCGCCCGTCAGAACAGGCGGTTCAGGTCGTTGTAGATGGCCACCAGAATCAGCAGGCCAATCACCGCGATGCCGATTTTCTGCCCGAGCAACTCGGCCTTCTGCGACAGCGGCGAGCCTTTGACCCACTCAATCAGGTAATACAGCAGGTGGCCGCCGTCCAGCACCGGTATCGGCAGCAGGTTCAGGATGCCGATGCTGACGCTGAGCAGGGCGACGGTCGTCAGGTAGGCGACAAAGCCCAGCAGAAACGAGGTGCCGGCGAACTCGGCGATGGTCAGCGGGCCGCTGATGTTGTTGAACGAGACCTGGCCCATCACCATCCGCGCGATGAACTTCAGCGTCATCCACGACATCGCCACGGTCTCGGAAAATGCGTGCGACACCGCCTCCAGCGGGCCGTAGCGGACAAAGTCGCGGTAACGCCGCAGCGCGTCCTCGGGCAGTTGCGGCGCGACGCCGATTTGCCCGACTTCGGCGCCGTTCTCGGCCACGGCGTCAATCGCAAGCGACAGCGACAGCACGCTGCCGCCGCGCTCGACGGACACCGGCACGCTGCGCCCCGGATGGGCGCGGACTTCCGCGACCAGCGCGCCCCAGTCGGCGAT comes from Gammaproteobacteria bacterium and encodes:
- a CDS encoding OmpH family outer membrane protein, with amino-acid sequence MTTTLRIFLAAGCIATAAWQAAAAQADNIAFINVARVMQEAPQAAAARERLQEEFSGRNDKLLESQEQIEKLENRLRDSGAGMEAAKRRRLEREIASRKRRLRTRTEDFQSEFSDRRNEELADIQKMVSKVISDVAKKRKFDLVVSEPVLYASDRIDMTDTIIEMLEKRAR
- the lpxA gene encoding acyl-ACP--UDP-N-acetylglucosamine O-acyltransferase: MSGGIHPTAVVDAGADLAADVAVGPYSVIGADVTVGAGTRIDSHVVIKGPTTLGRDNRVFPFCSLGEQPQDRKYGGEPTRLVIGDRNVIREFCTLNRGTAAALGKTVVGDDNLLMAYVHIAHDCVVGDHTTFANGASLGGHVEVHDYATLGGFSLVHQFCRVGRHAFSGKASTFTKDLTPYTLASGNPAKTHGLNKVGLRRAGFSEDTIRALHNAYLDLVRTPGGLRSYLEKHRRAADGHPEVKTLIEFIESSVRGVTS
- the lpxD gene encoding UDP-3-O-(3-hydroxymyristoyl)glucosamine N-acyltransferase, which codes for MSGRSYTLLELAEYAGARLSGAPDSEIRGIGSIAGARPGDLTFLGDAKHRRLLAATRATAVVLKEEDSGACRLPALICDDPYLAFAAISRLFRRADAPGRGIHPSAVVAGDAVIGEDATIGACSVIGAGCRIGKGTAIGPNCTVMEDCRIGDNCRLAAQVTLQGGACLGDGVVIHPGAVVGADGFGYARRDGGWVKIEQVGGVRIGDDVEIGANTTIDRGALDDTVIGNGVKIDNQVQIAHNVRIGDGTAIAGCVGIAGSAVIGRRCMIGGLAGIQGHVEICDDVVISAMTSVMKSISKPGRYTSCLPQQGHREWLRNALHYRRLGGLAERVNALAGPENKRAKGADGR
- the bamA gene encoding outer membrane protein assembly factor BamA — its product is MACALLASGAAAAQGFVVEDIEIEGLRRVSAGQAFSGLSVQVGDYFNPDDAPAVMGELYRIGLFEDIVLRHDGGKLIFVVRERPGIAAIVIEGNEIIPDDALTEGLQEINIAIGRIYDRATFERLREELKQQYYALGKYGVQVRMEAVEAPDNQVNLEIVIDEGRTAIVRDVRITGNRLVSEEDIREDFETGGKRWYEFWSSKDQYSKFKLEGDLERINNLYLDRGFLDFRVDETRVTLTPDKRNIDVLIKISEGRRYRIRDVNLTGMEVPDRSVLQRMVGGIKDTTFSRKTTLALSDAITRHLKDRGYAFARVNVIPETRPGDSTVDLAFFVSPGKRAYVRRIDIQGNETTDDEVFRREMRQLEGAAYSAGNVELSRRRLQRLPYVSEVTIEEKPVPDSGDQLDLDFSVSERLSGNFNIGAGYSDSEGGVLSVSLAQDNFLGSGNRINFAFNNSDSSSRYAIGFLDPYYTIDGISRAWNLSYREVDYGSNRLNVTAADTDELNLSLNYGIPISESDTLGFGVRIQDIQLSVPCNNNRAETDLCRFVDDFIDGRRQDVGEYDYILEFTNYILSTNLVYDTRDRSLFTTEGTRIRGSVDLFGPGSGLSYVKFNYSHGHYFPLGESRDFIFAPRGVLSYASAYGDTNEVPFYDRYYAGGTRSLRGYQNNSVGPKDPSDPDDAIGGNFRLLGNFDLFFPSAAIYDPSRLRMSLFTDIGDVTEDAGDFSFGDMKGSFGLNVHWLTAIGAVTFNLASHFNDESGDDTESFQFDFGTNF
- the fabZ gene encoding 3-hydroxyacyl-ACP dehydratase FabZ → MIFNLEQIMAMIPHRYPMLLIDGVIELEKGRRLTAVKNVTANEPFFQGHFPGKPIMPGVLILEAMAQASCVLVADGMAESNKDGLYLLTGIKDAKFKRPVVPGDRLLLDAVFERSKRNYAIFSATASVGDEVAATATLSCVLK